The genomic stretch CGCGCCGCCCGAGCCGCCGCCGGAGCCACCGGACGAGGTGGGCGTGGCGGTCGCCGACGCCGTGGGCGACGAGGTCACCCGCGGGGTCGTCGGGGCCGGCGCGGTGCCCGTCGGCGCACCGGCCGTCGGGGTCGCGGCGGACGACGTCGGTGTGGTCCCCCCGGACCCGCCCGGGGCGGACGAGGTCGGCGCGGTCGTCGTCCCGGGGGTCGGGGCGACGGTGCTCCCCGGGGTCGGCGCGGACGTCGGAGTCGATCCACCGGAGGGCGCCAGGGAGGTCGGCGCGGACGGGGTGGGGGTGGCGGCCGCGGCGGCGACCAGCAGCGGCGCGGCGTACTGCCGGCCGGCCGCGACGCCGTCGCGGTAGAGCTGCACGGTCAGCACGTACCGCCCGACCCCGAGCTCGGTCGAGGGGCTCAGCACCTGCGGGCCGGCGCTCGGGCGGCTGCCCAGGTCGAAGGTGACCCCACCGGTGTCGTCGGTGGTGGCGACCGTCCCGCCCAGGTCGATCGGGTGCCCGGCGACCGCCATGACCTCGCCCTGGTACTCCAGGCCGAGCCCGAGGCGCACGCTGTACACGCCGGCCGGCGTCGAGCCGTCGACGACGACCTGCGGGGTGACCGTGCCCGGCGTCGTCCGCATGCCGGTGAAGGAGTAGTGCACGTCCTCGACGGTGCTGCCCAGCGCGGCCAGGGACAGCCGGCCGCCGCTGACCGACTTCCCGACGAACGCGGGCGCGGTGCGGGTGTCGGCCATCATCCGGGCCTTGAGGTCGGCGGCCGACGCGGTGGGCAGGTGCGCCCGGTACAGCGCCAGCGCGGCGGCCACCTGCGGCGCCGCGGCGCTGGTGCCGCTGATCAGGCTGTAACTGCCGGTGTTGTCCGTGGTGAAGACCCAGTTGCCCGGGGCGAACAGGTCGACGGTGGTGGCGCCGTAGGCCGAGCTCGGGCTGACCGTGTCGGAGGCGGTGGCGTTGCCGACCGTGACCACGTTGGGCGCCCGGTAGTTGGCCGGGTAGACCTCGTTGACGTCGCGGTTGCCGGAGTCGTTGCCCGCGGCGGCCACCACCGGCACGCCGTGGGCGTTGGCGTAGTCGATCGCCGCGACCAGCTGGGCGGACAGCCCGGCCCCGCCCCAGGAGGCGTTGATGACGTCGGCGCCCTGGTCGACGGCGTAGACGATCGCCGCGGCACCGGCCACCTGGTCGACGGAGCCGCCGGAGCCGATGACCAGCGGCATGATGGTGACGTCCGGGGCGACCCCGGCCGAGCCCGCGCCGTTCCCGGCGCGCGCGCCGGCCAGGCCGGAGACGCCGGTGCCGTGGCTGTTGTCGCCGCCGGCGTTCGTGTAGTCGGCGTTGGCCCGGTAGAAGTTCCAGCCGTGGCAGTCACCGGCCAGGCCGTTGCCGTCGGTGTCCGGGGCGTTGCACGCCTGGTCGGGGTTGGTCCACAGCGCGCCGGCCAGGTCCGGGTGGTCGGCCACCAGCCCGGTGTCGGTGACCGCGACGACGAGGCCGCGGCCGGTGCCGGCCGCCCAGCCCTCGGGCGCCGCGACGTCGGCGCCGGCGACCGCCGACTGGCCGTAGGCGTTCGAGCCGGTGTTCTGCAGGTTCCACCCGTACTGCGCCCAGTACGGATCGCTGACGGTGCCGAACACCGAGGCGGTGATCGAGGGCTCGACCGTGGCGTCGGTGACGACGCCGTCCAGGTCGGCCACGGACAGGCCCTCGGTGGCCACCAGGACCGACCCGTCGAAGATCCGCTGCGCGCTGACCACGCCGGGGTGCGCCTGCAGGGCGGCGAGCCCGGCGTCGTCCACGGCGCGGCCGGCGGCGGTGACCACCAGCCGGCTCAGGCCGTCGCCGTCCGGGCCGAAGTCGGCCAGGGGCTCGATGCCGTCGGCCAGCGCCAGGTGGTCGATGGCCGCGGCCCCGCCGAACCCGAGCACCGCGGCCGCCGCGGCGGCGAGCAGCCGCTGTCCGGTCCGGCGGCGCGGGGGCGCGTCGGGCCGGCGCACGGCGGGCTCGTCGGGTCGCTGGTGGTCCATCTGGATGTCTCCTGGTCGCCGAGGGCACCGGTCCCGGGCAGGGACTGCCTGGTAGCTGTCGACCGGCGCACCGGCGTGCTTGATGACCCGGATGGGTGAGACCGCCTACGACTCGGGGATGACCCCGGCGGCGTGTTCCCCCGACCTTGGGCTGATCTTGGCCGCCGGACCCCGAAATCACTGTCCGGCCGGGGCTCGGCCGCCCTACCGTGCTGGCGTCCGAACCACTGCCGAACCGGAGAAGGTGCGCCATGACCGCCGCGGTCCTCCCCCGCCCTGCGGCCGCTCCGACCCCCGACCCCGACCGGCTGCCGAGCACGGCCGCCGTCGCCTACCAGCGGGTGCTGCACGGGCTCGCCCGCCGCGAGCTCCGGCTGCTCGCCGAGCTGACCTCCTGGGCGCCGGCCGACGACACCGCCCGCGCCGGCGAGCTGGCCGCCCACGCCGACCTGGTCGCCCGGGTGGTCGTGCAGCACCACGCCACCGAGCGCGACCTGCTCTGGCCGCTGCTGCTCACCGGGCTCCCCGACGGCGTGCGCGAGGACGCCCGGGGCGAGGTGCGGGCCTGGACGACCCGGGCCACGCTGATCGACCAGCTGCTGCGGGACCTGACCACCGCCGGCCGCCAGTGGGCGGTCGCGGGCGGCGACCGGGCCCAGGAGGTCTTCGCCGGGGCGTGCACCCGGCTGGCGGCCGCCGTCGGCGTGCACACCGCCGCCGAGGAGCGCGCACTGCTGCCGCTGGTCGCCACGCACCTCACCTCGGCCGACTGGGCGGCGATCAGCCGGGCCGCGGGCAACCCGCTGTCCGGGCGGGAGCAGATGCTCGTGCTCGGCCTGGCCCTGGAGGACGCCTGCGCCGGCGACCGGGCCCGGCTGATGGTGGGGCTGCCCCGCGCGGCGCGGACCGCGTGGCGGCTCTTCGGCCGACGTGACTTCCGCGCCGCCGTCGTCCGGCTGCGCGGCGCCCCGCCCGCCGCCTGAACTCCCTCCCCCGGCGCCGGTCCCGCCCCGATGGCCGTGCCGACGCCGCCGGGTAGCAGATCGAGGCACGCCGCGGGCGCCGCCGGCCGGCCGGCTGTGGAGGGACGAGCACCCTGTGGACGGCGGACGCGATGGACGAGGAGTTCGCCGATTGCGTGGACGCCACCTGGAGCCTGCACCTCGCCGCCGGCGGCACCGTGCGGCCGCTGCTCGAACCCCCGGTGTGGACCTGGCGCTGACCAGCCGTCCCGGGGTGTGGTCCGCAACCGGACCGGGCACTGCCGGTGCGGCCACCCACGACCAGAGGAGACCCGTGCCCGACCAGTTCACGTTCACCGACCCGACCACGCGGTACCGCACCGACGGCTTCCCCGAGCAGAGCCAGGACGCCCCCGGCCTCGCCCAGGACCTGGCGCCGCGCGCCGACCACGGCGAGACCAGCTACCGGGGCACCGGGCGGCTCACCGGCCGCAAGGCGCTGGTCACCGGCGCCGACTCCGGCATCGGCCGGGCGGCGGCGATCGCCTTCGCCCGCGAGGGCGCCGACGTCGTCCTCAACTACCTGCCCAGCGAGCAGTCCGACGCCGAGCAGGTCGCAGCGCTCATCGAGGAGGCCGGCCGCAAGGCCGTGCTCGCCCCGTCCGACATCGCCGAGGAGTCCGCCGCCCGGGCGCTGGTGCACACGGCGGTCGACGAGCTCGGCGGGCTGGACATCGTCGCCAACGTCGCGGGCCGGCAGACCTACGTCGACGACCTCGCCGACGTGACCAGCGAGCAGTTCGACCGGACCTTCAAGACCAACGTCTACGCGCTGTTCTGGATCGTGCAGGAGGCCCTGCCGCACCTGCCGGCCGGCGCGACGATCATCAACACCAGCTCGATCCAGGCCTACCAGCCCTCTCCCGGCCTGGTCGACTACGCCACCACCAAGGCCGCGATCAACACGATGAGCAAGGCGCTGGCCCAGCAGCTCGCCCCCAAGGGCATCCGGGTCAACGTGGTGGCCCCCGGCCCGTTCTGGACGCCGCTGCAGGCCTCCGGCGGCCAGCCGACCGAGGCGCTGCCGGAGTTCGGCCAGGAGACCCCGCTCGGTCGCGCCGGCCAGCCGGCCGAGCTGGGGCCGGCCTACGTCTTCCTCGCCTCCCCGGAGTCCAGCTACGTCAGCGGGGAGACCCTCAACGTCAACGGTGGGATGCCGACCCCCTGACGCCTGCCGCCCCGGCGACGCGTGCCCTGCCGCTGCCGTCCCGGCCGCGGGGTGGCAGGGTCGTTGACCGGGTCGCCGGCAGACCGCCGGACCACGGACGACGACGGGAGCGCCAGGTGCACCCCACGGGCCGGCTGATCGACGGCCGCTACCAGCTGACCTCCCTGATCGCGACCGGCGGCATGGGTCAGGTCTGGCAGGGGCGCGACACCGTGCTCGACCGGGACGTCGCGGTGAAGGTGCTGCGCAGCGAGTACACCGGTGACCCCACGTTCCTGGCCCGGTTCCGCAGCGAGGCGCAGCTCTCCGCGGGGCTGCTGCACCCCCACATCGCCACCCTCTTCGACTACGGCGAGGTCCCTGCCCAGCACCCGGGTGACGAGCACCTGGCCTACCTGGTCATGGAGCTGGTGCGCGGGGAGTCGCTCTCCCAGCTGTTGCACCGCGAGCACCGGCTCACCCCCGACCGCACCCTGGAGGTCCTCCGGCAGTGCGCCGCCGGGCTGGCCGCCGCGCACGCCGGCGGCGTGGTGCACCGGGACGTGAAGCCGGGCAACGTGCTGCTCGCCGACGACGGCACCGTCAAGCTCACCGACTTCGGCGTCGCCCTGTCGGCGGCGAGCGTCTCCCTCACCCAGACCGGCCAGGTCATCGGCACCGCCCACTACCTCTCCCCCGAGCAGGCGCAGGGCTCACGGGCCACCCCGGCCAGCGACGTCTACGCCCTGGGGCTGGTGGGCTACGAGTGCCTCGCCGGGCACCGGGCGTTCGACGCGGAGAGCTCGGTGCAGGTCGCGCTGATGCAGATCCGGGACACCCCGGCACCGCTGCCGGCCGACGTCCCCGAACCGGTCCGCGCCCTGATCGGCGCGGCGCTGGCCAAGGACCCGGCCCAGCGGATCGCCGACGGCGCCGCCCTCCGGGACGCCGTCGACGACGTGCGCGCCGGACGCCCCCTGCCCGGCCCGGTCACCGACCGCACCACCGTGCTGCCCACCGCCTCCGCCGCCTCCACCGCCTCCACCGCCTCCACCGCCGACGAGACGACGGTGCTGCCACCGGCCGGCTCGGCGTCGGCCGCCCGGTCGACCCCGGCCACCCGGGTGTTCGCCGCCCCGGTGCCCTCCGGCGGCTCCCCCGCCGGAGCCCGGCCGGCCGGGTCGACCGGCGCACGCCCGGGTGGCCCGGGCCGCGGTGCGGCCCCGGCCGACCCGCCGGCACCGCGCTCGCGCAGGCGGCTCGCCCTGGCCGGCCTGGCGCTGCTGGCCGTGGCCGCGCTCGTCTTCGGCATCACCCAGGTGACCGACAGCGGCACGACCGGCGACGCCGACACCACGCCCCCACCGACCACCGGCACCTCCGCTCCCGAGACGACCGGGGCGCAGACCACGCAGACCGTCACCGTCACCGCCGCCGACTTCGTGGGCCGGCCGGTCGACGACGTGCAGGCGGAGCTGAACGAGCTCGGCCTGGCGGTCGACCTGGTCCCCCGCCGCACCGCCGACGTCGATCCCGGCGAGGTCGTGGCGGTCTCCCCGACCGGCGAACTCAGCCCCGGCAGCACGGTCACCGTCGAGTACGCCACCGAGCCCCCGGCAGCGTCCCCGCCGAGCACCACCCCGCCGAGCAGCCCCCCGCCGTCCACCACCCCGGCCCCGTCGACCGGCGGCGACGAGGACGAGGCGAACGAGGACGAGCCCGACGAGGACGAACCCGACGAGAACGAACCCGGGAACGGCGGCGGCAACGGGAACGGCGGCGGGAACGGGAACGGCGGCTGACCACGCCCCCACGGGCGCGGTTCCGGGCACTCCCGTGCCGGCTGCGACTCCCGCCCCAGCCGTCACACACCGCCGCCGCGCAGCGGTCACCATCGGCGGGTGCTCCCCGACCGTCCGCTGCTCGGCCGGCGCTACGACCTGCTGGCGCCGATCGCCACCGGCGGCACGGGCCGGGTGTGGCGTGCCCGCGACACCCTGCTCGGCCGGGACGTGGCGGTGAAGGTGCTGCGCCCGGAGTACACCGCCAACGCCACCTTCCTCGCCCGGTTCCGCGCCGAGGCCCAGCACTCGGCCGGCCTGCTGCACCCGGCCATCGCCACCCTCTTCGACTACGGCGAGGTACCGCCCGACGCCTCCCCCGACGGTGAGCACCTCGCCTACCTGGTGATGGAGCTGGTCCGCGGTGAGTCACTGTCGATGCTGCTGCGCCGGGAGCGGCGGCTCTCCCCGGAACGCACGCTGGCCGTGCTCCGGGAGTGCGCCGCCGGGCTGGCCGCCGCCCACGCCGCCGGGGTCGTGCACCGCGACGTCAAGCCGGGCAACGTGCTGCTCGGCGACGACGGCGCGGTCAAGCTGACCGACTTCGGAATCGCCCTCTCCGCGAGCAGCGTGCCGCTGACCGTCACCGGTGAGGTCGTCGGCACCGCCCACTACCTCTCACCAGAGCAGGCCGCCGGGGAGCGCGCCACCCCGGCCAGCGACGTGTACGCCCTCGGCCTGGTGGGCTACGAGTGCCTGGCCGGTCACCGGGGCTACGACGGCGGTGACGCGGTGGAGGTCGCGCTGCGTCGGATCCGGGAGGTCCCGCCGCCGCTGCCCGACGACGTCCCGGCGGCTCTGCGCCGGCTGATTGACCGCGCCATCACCAAGGACCCCGCCCAGCGGTTCGCCGACGGCGCCGCCCTCCGCGCCGCCGTCGAGGACGTCCTCGCAGGTCGGCCGGCCGCCGGCCCGGCCGACGGGCCGCGGACGCTGGTGATGCCCGCCGTGCGCATGGCGGCACCGCCGCCCCCGCCGCCGCG from Modestobacter roseus encodes the following:
- a CDS encoding S8 family serine peptidase produces the protein MDHQRPDEPAVRRPDAPPRRRTGQRLLAAAAAAVLGFGGAAAIDHLALADGIEPLADFGPDGDGLSRLVVTAAGRAVDDAGLAALQAHPGVVSAQRIFDGSVLVATEGLSVADLDGVVTDATVEPSITASVFGTVSDPYWAQYGWNLQNTGSNAYGQSAVAGADVAAPEGWAAGTGRGLVVAVTDTGLVADHPDLAGALWTNPDQACNAPDTDGNGLAGDCHGWNFYRANADYTNAGGDNSHGTGVSGLAGARAGNGAGSAGVAPDVTIMPLVIGSGGSVDQVAGAAAIVYAVDQGADVINASWGGAGLSAQLVAAIDYANAHGVPVVAAAGNDSGNRDVNEVYPANYRAPNVVTVGNATASDTVSPSSAYGATTVDLFAPGNWVFTTDNTGSYSLISGTSAAAPQVAAALALYRAHLPTASAADLKARMMADTRTAPAFVGKSVSGGRLSLAALGSTVEDVHYSFTGMRTTPGTVTPQVVVDGSTPAGVYSVRLGLGLEYQGEVMAVAGHPIDLGGTVATTDDTGGVTFDLGSRPSAGPQVLSPSTELGVGRYVLTVQLYRDGVAAGRQYAAPLLVAAAAATPTPSAPTSLAPSGGSTPTSAPTPGSTVAPTPGTTTAPTSSAPGGSGGTTPTSSAATPTAGAPTGTAPAPTTPRVTSSPTASATATPTSSGGSGGGSGGATPTGSSSASSTPSPTSTPTPTSTGTAAPPRSSTAPAPGSTPTSSPSPTAPGGGTTFPPTGAFGLTSISPAQVGTAGGTSVTVTGTAIPAGALVVVGGSRSATVTSVSATRLVFIAPPLAVGSHDVTVFAPDRTTSATLPVALTAVDGGSGGAAPTSAGSTPTATATATATATATATATATPTSGGARPTELAGPHGMRLVRSTVLASLVPRIWQVNCASACSGMAV
- a CDS encoding hemerythrin domain-containing protein, translated to MTAAVLPRPAAAPTPDPDRLPSTAAVAYQRVLHGLARRELRLLAELTSWAPADDTARAGELAAHADLVARVVVQHHATERDLLWPLLLTGLPDGVREDARGEVRAWTTRATLIDQLLRDLTTAGRQWAVAGGDRAQEVFAGACTRLAAAVGVHTAAEERALLPLVATHLTSADWAAISRAAGNPLSGREQMLVLGLALEDACAGDRARLMVGLPRAARTAWRLFGRRDFRAAVVRLRGAPPAA
- a CDS encoding glucose 1-dehydrogenase, with translation MPDQFTFTDPTTRYRTDGFPEQSQDAPGLAQDLAPRADHGETSYRGTGRLTGRKALVTGADSGIGRAAAIAFAREGADVVLNYLPSEQSDAEQVAALIEEAGRKAVLAPSDIAEESAARALVHTAVDELGGLDIVANVAGRQTYVDDLADVTSEQFDRTFKTNVYALFWIVQEALPHLPAGATIINTSSIQAYQPSPGLVDYATTKAAINTMSKALAQQLAPKGIRVNVVAPGPFWTPLQASGGQPTEALPEFGQETPLGRAGQPAELGPAYVFLASPESSYVSGETLNVNGGMPTP
- a CDS encoding protein kinase domain-containing protein — translated: MHPTGRLIDGRYQLTSLIATGGMGQVWQGRDTVLDRDVAVKVLRSEYTGDPTFLARFRSEAQLSAGLLHPHIATLFDYGEVPAQHPGDEHLAYLVMELVRGESLSQLLHREHRLTPDRTLEVLRQCAAGLAAAHAGGVVHRDVKPGNVLLADDGTVKLTDFGVALSAASVSLTQTGQVIGTAHYLSPEQAQGSRATPASDVYALGLVGYECLAGHRAFDAESSVQVALMQIRDTPAPLPADVPEPVRALIGAALAKDPAQRIADGAALRDAVDDVRAGRPLPGPVTDRTTVLPTASAASTASTASTADETTVLPPAGSASAARSTPATRVFAAPVPSGGSPAGARPAGSTGARPGGPGRGAAPADPPAPRSRRRLALAGLALLAVAALVFGITQVTDSGTTGDADTTPPPTTGTSAPETTGAQTTQTVTVTAADFVGRPVDDVQAELNELGLAVDLVPRRTADVDPGEVVAVSPTGELSPGSTVTVEYATEPPAASPPSTTPPSSPPPSTTPAPSTGGDEDEANEDEPDEDEPDENEPGNGGGNGNGGGNGNGG
- a CDS encoding protein kinase domain-containing protein, whose translation is MLPDRPLLGRRYDLLAPIATGGTGRVWRARDTLLGRDVAVKVLRPEYTANATFLARFRAEAQHSAGLLHPAIATLFDYGEVPPDASPDGEHLAYLVMELVRGESLSMLLRRERRLSPERTLAVLRECAAGLAAAHAAGVVHRDVKPGNVLLGDDGAVKLTDFGIALSASSVPLTVTGEVVGTAHYLSPEQAAGERATPASDVYALGLVGYECLAGHRGYDGGDAVEVALRRIREVPPPLPDDVPAALRRLIDRAITKDPAQRFADGAALRAAVEDVLAGRPAAGPADGPRTLVMPAVRMAAPPPPPPRPPSPAHEADEADEAEPEPAPHRRWPFLLAAVLTFLVVAGGTSGLLQLATDRGDQAAAAAVRPSPTPASAAPTEPAVRLVSLSTADYVGRPVAEVQAELAERGMVVTLRPLQTGDVPDGQVIALYPVGQVLPGAAVDLTHAVAPPPPPPPPPAPAPAPVPAPTEAVDEPDDGRDDGWHDDRHDDRDDGWHDDRDGHGDGDRQDRRDRWRDRGDRDG